GATCATACCACCAAGTGGTCAACACCAAAGGGTTGTTTTTCCCCGAGAGAAAGACGAAAAGATGTCGGATTGGGGACCGGTTTTCGTGGCGGTGGTGCTTTTCATACTGCTAACACCGGGGCTTCTCATTCAGGTACCAGGGAAGTCAAGGGCGATTGAGTTTGGGAATTTTCAAACCAGTGGAGTATCCATACTGGTGCATTCCATTATTTACTTTGCACTCATTTGTATCCTCCTCTTAGCTATTGGTATCCACATGTATGTTGGCTCATAGCTCACTATCCTCATCTGTCTTCAAACCTCGTAAAAGATGAGTTTCTAACTTTCTGGATTGTTGGCATGTAATCTGTCTATTTAAATCTGTTTTTTTTAACCAAATGGTTGT
The Gossypium hirsutum isolate 1008001.06 chromosome A07, Gossypium_hirsutum_v2.1, whole genome shotgun sequence genome window above contains:
- the LOC107937108 gene encoding uncharacterized protein, encoding MSDWGPVFVAVVLFILLTPGLLIQVPGKSRAIEFGNFQTSGVSILVHSIIYFALICILLLAIGIHMYVGS